ATTATGGAACTTTTTGATGGAACGGTCCGTATAGTTCACCATAGCTAACAAATTTATGAGGTGAGATAAATGGACATTCAACAAGAAAAAATTTGTGTAAAATGTGGTAACCAAATGATTAAATGTTATGTTGATGATGGATTTAAGGGTTTATTGGTTAAAAATCCTGAAGGAGATAGATTGTTTAGTAACAAAAAACAAACCAATATAAATCCTTTTATATGCACAAATTGTGGCTGGGCAGAATGGTATGCAGAAGATCCAGAAAACTTAAAGTAAGCATATCCTTGATCTTAAACTAACGCAAAACTATAACATAATTGACCTTCAAGTCAGAGGCTGCCGAGTAAACCGGCAGCCTTTTCTCAACTAATAAAGGGAAGTTTTTTTCAATAATTTATTGTACTAATATGGTAGAATATGTATATATTAGTGGACGAGGTGACTAGAAATGAATTCTGTTACTTTTGTAAGGCTAGCATCCTTCACAGATGCTGAAGAACTTTCTAGGCTAAATCAAGAGTTTAACGGCGGTGTAAAAAGACCTCCAACTAAGATAATTGAACGCTTAAATATAAATCATAACGAATTGATTGCAGTAGCAGAGATAAGTGGTAGAATCGTTGGTTTTGGCTGTGCTCAAAGTTTTTATTCATTTTGTTATGAAGAACCACACGGAGAAATTACCGAACTCTATGTAGAAGAAGCCGCTCGAAGAAAAGGAATAGCAATTGCAAAATGATCTAACGAATTGAGGCGTTTAAATATGAAAGAAAACAATGTCAGGGAAATTAGGGTAACTGATTATCACGATATTTATTTGTTAAATCAAGACTTTAACCCGAATCTGCATGTATTTTCCAAAGAGAAAATAAAAGAGAAGATTGAAATTATTATAAAGAAAACTAAAGATATCATCTTTGTTTACGAACAAAACAACGAGGTAATAGGATATATTCATGGAAGCCCGTATGAATTGCTTTTTTCCGACTCTTTAGTAAACGTCCTGGGATTTGTTGTTAAAGCAAGTTATAGAAATCAAGGTATAGGCAGCATGTTGATTGAACGTCTTGAACAGTGGGGAGTGGACAATGGATTTTCTGGGATGAAACTGTTATCTCACCCAAGTCGAATACATGCTCACAGGTTCTATGAACGACGCGGCTATAGGTTTACCAAGGACCAAAAAAATTTTATTAGAAAATTCGAGGACTAAACTATCGGTGAACGATAGCTCAATAGACATCAGCAGAAGGCTGCCGATAGCATAGAACGGCAGCCGTCTTAGCTTAACGGGCATGTTTGTTGAGCATTTCTCCGAATAGAAGTATTTAATAGGAAATGTTAATTATTGATTGAGCAATTTGATGATGAAATTATTCAATCGCGGGAAAACAACGAATTTGCACTTCAAGTAAAGAAAGGACAGGTGGCCCTGTCCTTTCTTAATAGACGAGTGTAAAAGCATGATGAGTTCACGGTTGATCAAGGTTTACAGATCGACTTTCAATGTGCCCAGCATCTTGGCGAATTTCGGATCGTGGTAGGATAAGAAAAGACTTTCCCGTGTATCGAGGGAGGAAATCTGTTCCATATCGTCTGCGCTCAACTCAAAATCGAAAATGTCGATGTTCTCGACGATCCGCTCTTTTCTCACCGATTTTGGGATAACAACGACTTCACGCTGAACAAGCCAGCGCAGCACGACCTGGGCGACGGACTTGTTGTGTTTTTCTGCTATCGAGGCCAGCACTTCGTTGCCGAACATGTTGTTGAGACCTTCAGCGAACGGCGCCCACGACTGGTGCTGAACTCCCTGCTCTTTCATAAAAGCGGCGCTCTCAGTCTGCTGGTAGAACGGGTGCGTTTCGATCTGATTGACGGCGGGTACGATTTCGTTATGCACGATGAGGTCCATCAGACGGTCGGGCAGGAAGTTGCTGACACCGATCGCTTTGATCTTGCCTTCGCGGTACAGGTCTTCCATCGCACGCCATGCGCCGTAGTAGTCACCGAATGGTTGGTGTATAAGGTATAGATCGAGATAGTCGAGCTGTAGCTTCTTCAAGGATTTGGCAAACGCCAGCTTGGCACTCTCGTAGCCGGCATCCTGAACCCACAGCTTAGTCGTGATGAACAGCTCCTCACGTTGGACGCCGCTGCGCTTGATCGCGCGTCCGACCGCTTCCTCGTTCAGATAACCGGCGGCGGTATCGATCAGGCGGTAACCGGCCATCAGCGCTTCATATACCACGTTCTCGCATTCTTCAGCATCGGGAACCTGGTAGACACCGAAGCCGATGATCGGCATTTTCACTCCGTTGTTCAATGTTACGTTTTGCATTGTAACTCCTCCTAGTGTTCAAATGTATAACAGCAAACGGCGCGTATCCCGGGAACTGGGCACTGCAGCGGTGTTTCCACTTACGGCTGAATTGCATTACAATAAGCTTAGAACCTTCGTGTTACACGAAGTCAAGCCGTCATCTAAAATTAATTTTCTAGGAGGATTTCACATGCATACGGTCAAAGAAGCCGCCCAGATAACGGGACTCACCGAGCACGCCGTGCGCTTTTACACGGATAAAGGTCTGGTGCCAAGCGTACAGCGAAATCAAAACAACATTCGGATGTTTGACGATGAATCGATCAACTGGCTGCATGGCGTCAAATGCCTTAAGCAATCCGGGATGCCGATTGAATTCATTAAAAAGTATATCGATCTCTGTCTCGAAGGGGATTCGACCATTCCGCAACGCTTCGCACTCATGATGGAGCATAAAGAAGCGGCTCTAGTTCAGCTTGAAGAAGCCAAACGGCACGTTGCGCATTTAGAACAAAAAACGGCCCTATATCAGGCCATTCTGGAGAACCGTTCTCCAGACACGACCAATCCCAGCAACTGGGTCAAAATTCAGCATATGCATGCTGACGTATTTTACTCGCCCTCTGTTCGGAAGGCGTGAGAGATATTCATGAGCACATCAACCGTTTTGGAGAAAATCCTCGGTTTAAAACACTTGATTGGATTGGCAATGAACAAGATTCATATCAGTTAACGAGGAACGTTAGTTCAAAAAAGATTGAGTTTAATGTAGATTGAAGGGTAATTAATGTACAAATTTGTGTGATTATGAATTATTGGAGTGAAAGATGGAAAACGGCAGAATTGCAGGGGTTTTATCAATAATTTATCCTGGTGTGGGTCAACTGTACAATGGACGGATTAAAAAATGGTTTTATTATACTTGTCTTCAAATATTATTGACCGTTCTCTTTCCTCCCATATTTAGAATAGCCGACTTATTCACAACATACTTGTTTTTGTTTGGGATCATTACTATTATCTTACTGCCACTTGCACTAATTCCTTTTTGTTGGTTAGCATTTGGATTCATCTTTTTACCAAGACATTCAGCCTATAAAGATGCTATAGAAAAAGTTGAGACTTATGATTCAAATCGAGAAACTAACAAGACTAAATATTTTAGCTTGAAACAGCGATTAACAATTGTTGTTTTAGTGTTAATGATCGAAGTGTTAATCTCGCTATTCTTATTTGAATATTCTTGGGAATTTACAACAGACCTGTTATTGTAAGTTCATTTCAAAATTCCTGGACTTGCGGCAAGGAGTTTCACTAGTTCTTCATCCGGGGGAAGGTTGGATCGATCCCGATTACTCGGAGCCTACGGATACGTTGAAGTCGGATATTAGAAAAACAGGCTGCCAGCATATTAGGCAGCCTATTCAAGTAAAGGGCAGATTACTTTGGCAGGTAGGAGAATCTATACTTTTATAGAATTAACAATTACAGTAATTTTAAAGGACCACTTTTTTTAAAAAAGGGAACTTTTGAAATTTCTGTCGTCTGGGATGAGGATAGTAAAAGTTCGATTTCTGAAGAGGAAATGGCCAACTATGACTAAAATTTGGGAATTAAGATACTTTAATTAGCAATGAAATGTAAGTAGAATAGTACAGGAGCAAAAAAGTAAACATCGTCGATTAATTACATGTGGGAACATTAGTTCTGATATACTGAGGAAAAGGAGAAATGTAGCATGGGAGTTTCTGTTTATTACACTTGTTTGAGAAACTATAACCTTACCAACAGTGAGGAGCAAGAGATAACGGCCATCATTGATAAATACAATGCGGGTTTTGAAATGAAGGATATTGGAGAAACATTTTGTGTTTATGACTATGATCAGGATGAACCAACAGTGATCTTTGCAGGTTCAACAAAGTTACCCTTTTCAGATGATTTTGAAGATACATTGCATGCGCTGTTTTATTGGTTGACCTGTTTGACGGATATTAGAAGAAGTATTTCTAATGGGGATTGGCATGTGCATCTAGATGATACGGATGCCATTTGGGATGAGGATACAGGTTGGCAAATGCCAGAAGATTAATACTCGTATCCCCAAGAAGAATCAACGAATTGCTATCACAGGGATGGAAAGTTGTTAGTCAAAGTTCTAATGGGAGGTGGAGAGGGGAATACGGTCCATTCTCTCGTAATTCTTGAAAAATAGCTATATTACGCTATTGAATACCGATAGTGAAGGAGCTTGCTTCGCGGCAGCTCTTTTTGTTCATTCAAGTAACGGGCATGATAATTGGTATCCTGAATATTTACAGTTTTGTTAGGTTTGTAGTTTCGGATCTCATGAGAAATAAATAAGACTGTCGAAAAAAGGTGCAAATATGAAAATAAAAAAACGATCTATATTTATGCTAATTGGAGTATTCTTTTTGATGATACTAGTCTTTATAGGAATTAATTGGTTGAGAAATATAATAGATCAATTCCAAAATTTTTCAGTAACAATAAAGAACAAATCAGACTATGATATTGTTTCAATAGAGACTGGAATAATAAAAGGGGCTTCAAATGATATTTATACCGAGAAAATTATGAGTGGTGAAACCAGGGAAATTAACCCTATATTAAATTTAAAAGGAGAAGGTGCAATATATATTAAATATACCGATTCAAGAGGAGCTACCAAAGAAGAGACTGTATGTGGTTATACAGAATATCTATCGGGAAATTCAAAGGTGACAATTAGTAATGATAAAGTAACTATTGAACAAAATTGTATGTAAAATTTTAAGTGTTTATTGATCCAAGGATATCTTCTAAAGGGGACGGAGATCAGGACAGGAAAAAAATGTATTGACACAAAAATAATTAGGTGCCATACTATATATATGAACAACAACAATAACCTAACAAATGACATGAATGCTATTCCCTCGCTTGTACAATCCAAGCGCCAGATTGATCGCTATAACCTAGACATAGACGCACAAGCTATACTCGTCGCGTCTAGGCTAATGGCAGCGGGAGCCAGGCTTGGTCATGCTTCGGAGATTCATTTCTCTAGATTCGGTTTATCAACAGGGCGATATCGTTTATTGGCAGACCTTGAAGATAACGAAGGAGAAGAGTTGCCTTCGCAGTTAGCGGAGCATCTAGGTGTTACACGTGCTACAGTGACTGGTCTTATCGACATTCTTGAGCGAGATGGCCTAGTATCGCGACGATCAAGCTCAGAAGATGGCCGTCAGAAATCCGTTATATTGACAGAGCAAGGAGCGAAGAAGCTCCGTGAAATGGCACCTGAGCATTTCACTCGGCTGGAAGCCATGGTGGGCTTACTCAGTATCGAGGAGCGCAGTGTTTTTCTCGACCTGCTAGGCCGAGTTACACAAGGCATCTCAGCACTTACGGACGAACCAAGTGAACCAAAGCAACACATCAGTAATGAGTAGAATGGGCTAGTGAAGCTAGCCTATTTTTACCCTCATATAGTTAGGTTCCTAATTATATCTAACTGAAGCAAGCGCTGAACGATTTAAAAGAAGAAAGGAGCAACTAAATGAACAAAATGGAATACCCGAATCAGACAGATGGTGTTTACGAAATCAAGTCTGCTGGTTCTGGCGCAAAGACTTTTGTGCTGTGGCGTGAAATTTTAATGGCCTATGTTTCTCCTGCCATCATGGCAGGTATTGGGGGATTGGTTACTGCCGACAAGGGGCTCCAAATAGGGGCATTGACCACAATTGGCGGAACATCGGCCTTGGTGGCTTGGATGCTTGGCCTTTGGCTGCGCAGCCGAGGAGGCCAAAAACGGTGGATCATCGGTGCACCTCACTTGGTTGTGGTTGGGCTGTTCGCGTTGACGGGAGCAATGTTTGGCCTATTCGCCGCATGGGCAACATCTGGTTTACTAGAAATTATGATTCCCAGCAATGACCTAGCCTGGGTCGGTCGCGTCTGGATCGATTTCCCATTGTCTGGCTTCATAGCAAGCACGATAGTGATATGGCGGTGGCGTCTTGCCGCCACAACAAATTTTTCATCCAAAAGGAGAAGATAAAAATGATAGTTATTATTGGAGCAACAGGTACGATAGGCAGTGCGCTTTTGGAACGATTGGTTGATCTTGGTGTACCCGCTAGAGCGTTGAGCAGAGAGCCTGAGAAGTTGCGTGATCAGATCGGAGATAAAGGCCGGTCGATTATTGAGGTCGCATCGGCTGATGCTTCCGACCCCGAATCGCTGCGCCGTGCGTTTAAAGGAGCCAGTCAGCTCTTCCTTGCCATGTCCAACAGTCCAAGACAAATCGAATTGGAAACTTCGATCATTCAGATTGCTGCCGAAGCTGGAATCAAACACATCGTAAAGATATCCAGTCCTGCCTTTGAGATAAGCTCTCCAGTGGCAGTGGCGGGCTGGCATCAAGAAATCGAGAAAGTGCTGAGCGAATCGGGCCTCATTCACACCGTGTTGCGCCCTTATGCGTTCATGCAAAACTTGTTGCGCCTTGCACCAACGATCACAACCCAAAATGTTTTCTTCGGCTCCATGGGCCACTCACCCTGTAACTTCATTGACTGTCGCGATATCGCAGATGTTGCGGCAGAAGTTCTGATCAACCGCGAGGTATCAGGCCAAATATATACACTTACCGGTTCGGAGATTTTCAGCTATCCGCAGATCGCGAGTCAACTATCCACTCTGCTTCATCGGTCGATAAGCTACATCAACATGGACCCGCCAGTACTGCTCCGCAATCTAATCGAGCACGGGCATATGCCTACTTGGCTTGCGAACCACGTTGTGGAAATTCAAACTATGTCTACGGTGGTGCCAGAAAGTCCTAATGACACTGTGAAACGCTTGCTTGGCAGAGCGCCCCGCACGCTAAGCGCCTTCCTGCATGAGTATGTAGAAAATTTCCGGTAGAGGCTGAGCCCACCTATTTTGAAAATTGTGTCACTTAAAAGGCTACTCCTCCATCATTCAGTGATGTGAAGAGTAGCCCTCTTTAACTTGATTTTTGGGATTCCATTGAACCCCGATGCGGCTCACAGCCTTGATACATCGGGATTTTTGGCGTATGCGGGCAGCAGGATCTCAATTTTCGTGCCTTGCCACACTTTGGATTGGACCTGGATTTCGCCGCCGTGCGCTTCCACGATGGTTTTGGCGATGCTCATCCCGAGCCCGGAGCCTTCTGTTGATTCCTCGGTATTCGTTCCCCGGTAGTAGCGATTGAACAAATGATGCAGCGTTTCTTCGTCCATCCCTTTGCCATTATCGATTACGCGTATGCATGCCATGTCGTTCATCCTGCCGACAGATATGGTGATGATCACGCCAGGCGGGTTATGCTTCACGGCGTTGGACAGCAAATTGTCCATCAGCCGCAGCAGCCAGGTTTCATCGGCCTGTATCAGTAAGGGACACTCTTCTCCAACATAGTGAAACTGATACTCAGACATCATGGTGTCGTTGACGTACTTCAGTACGGAGCAGCGGACCAGCTCTATCAAGTCGATTTCCCGAACCTTCATGATCGAATCGCCCTGCTTGAGCTGATGAATCAACGAAAAGTCGGAGATCAGCTCGAGCATATAATCCCCTTTCTCCCGAATCGTCGCGCCCATGATCCGCATCTCCTCATGGCTCCATTGCTCAGGCAAGCTCTCCAGCATATACCCATAACCTTGAATTGTGGCCAAGGGCGTGCGCAGATCGTGAGAGATTCCTGACATCCACTCTGCTTGCGCCTTCTCCAGCCGCTCCCGTTCCTTCTCGGTCTGAGTCAATTGATGAGTCATCTGGTAGAAGGATTCGATCACTTCCTTATAGAGTCTGTAGCTGATTCGCAACGTGCCATTGCGGCGGAATACCTTGCGTACGTCCTTGGCGGTCAGTACCTGGTCGTATTGTCCCTTGCGCATACGATCGAACCAGCCTGCGAACAGAATCAGCGGCTGACCGTAGCGGTAGCCGTGCCAGATGGAGATCGGCAGCGCCAACAGCAGGATAAGTCCTGCAAACCAGACGAGTGCGCGCGTTGCCGTTTCCATCACAGGATGCTTAAGAGGGGTTCCCGCTGCGTGGGTTGTATAGAGGATCCAGGTCATTCTGCTCAGTTGGTCCCGATGGGTGACAATATTCGTGTCATAGTTGCTGGGAGATTGCTGGATGGCCAGGATATCCAGCGGTCGATATGCCTTCTGCACATATGCTTCATCGCCGATGCTTTGTACGATCTGGCTTTCGGGATTGATCACCTGCAGATAGCTGCCGCTTTGGCGAAGCCGCTGGTCCAAGAGGGGAACCTCCTCGCTACGCACGATTCCATGCTGTCCGTAAGTGTCGAACCAAGCCACGAGCTGGTCAAGGTCAGAATTTTGGTAGCCCAACATATATAGAAGCGGCTCCTGAAAAGAAAAATTCAGCTGAGTGTGTACGGCAAATGTCTCAAACGTCCGTGTCTCCTGAATATCGAGCAGTTGAGCGATGGAGTAGGAGGCTGGTAGCGCATAATGCGGAGTTGTATTGACGGTGTAGATCACCGCTCCTTCGGCACTGACAACCTGCAGCCACATTCCTTTCTCCTTGATAAGCTTCTCCCACTCGGGGGAGATCTGAATCGTCCCGCCTTTGTAAGTAGCTTCTTGAGCGATCTGTTGCAGGGCGCCAACCGGAAAGTTCCGGCGTATCTCATTACTCGTCATGTTCTGGAAAAATAGGATGCAGGCAACCAGCGTAATGGCCAATATCAGCAGGGCGTAGAAAATCAATTGATACGTGAAATGGAAGGCCATGCGCCGCTGGATCTTCATCGCTCCTGTGGCTCCTTCACCAGCTTGTAGCCGAGTCCGCGTACGGTAAGCAGCAGCTTCGGGTTGCCGGGGTCGATCTCGATCCGCTCCCGGATACGCCGGATATGCACCATTACGGTCGAGTCATCGCCCTGTCCGTTGATCCCCCAAACCTTGTCGTAGAGCTGTGTTCTGGAGAATACGATACCGGGAAACTTGCAGAAGTGCAGCAGCAGCTGGAAGACCTGCGCTGGGCAAGGAATAGGCTGCCCAGCTACAATCAGTTCGCCCTCCGCCTCGTTGAGGGTGAAGCGGCCGAATCGGTAAACGCCCGGTTCGTTCCCCCTCACGGGACTGGCTGAGGGAGCTTCCGACTCCAGACGGCGTATACGCGCCAGAATTCTCGCGGCCACCTCTAGGGGATTGAAGGGCTTCGTAATATAATCGTCCCCGCCCATGGCGAATCCCCGCAGGACATCAAGATCGGAAGCTTTGGCTGTCAGAAACAAAATATGCGGATTCCCGTATTCGCGGAGCTTGGAGCAGAGTTCCAGGCCGCTGCCGTCGGGAAGCATAATGTCGAGCAGGACGACATCGGGGGCTTCACGCTTCGCTAAATTGAGAGCTTCGGCGCAGGTAGAAGCCGCGTACAGCTGATGAAACCCTTCCCTGCGAAGCACCATTTGCAGCATAGTGACAATCGAGGGCTCGTCGTCGACGATTGCGATTTTAATATCAGATAGACTTGTCATCGTGTTCACCCTTTTCCATTTCCATAGTAGCATACTCACATGAACAGAACCTAAACGGAGGGAGCAAAATTAAGCTGAAGTTTATCTATCCGTTTAGGTTCTGTTTCATTGGGGCTGGTAGGATAGGGATGTGAAAACGATTCGGAGCGCCCCGGACCTTGCCTGGAACCAGTCTCTGCGCGAGATTACCCTTACCGCCAAGCAGCAATTGAGTGAAAGCCGCGGCTTTCTGTGGAAGGTAGAGAATAAAGGCAACACGGTGTATCTGCTTGGTTCAATCCATTACGTACTTGAAGGCATGTACCCGCTGCGTCGGGAGATTGAGAAGGCGTTCCAAGCTGCTGATTATTTGGGCGTAGAGTTGGAATGCTGCATACGCTGGGCAACCAGGGGATAGTTCCATTGCTGGAGAAGGAAGGCTTCACGGTAGAAAGACAGTAGCACAAGCGTATCACCAATAGTAAGGCCAATTGAGGAGGATAATATATGATTATAACTACTACATCAACTATTGAAGGTTCCCCAATCAAACAATATCTGGGTATTGTCACCGACGAAGTCATTATGGGAGCCAACGTATTCAGAGACTTTAAGGCTTCAATTACCGATCTCGTAGGAGGGCGCTCGCGCGCTTACGAAGGCAAACTTCAGGAAGCGAGAGATGCGGCATTGGCTGAGATGACCCAGCAAGCTGCGGGGATGGGAGCAAATGGGATTGTCGGAGTCGATATTGATTACGAAGTCATTCGCGATGGCATGCTGATGGTCGCCGTAAGTGGGACGGCCGTGATCGTGTAAGCCACCTTACCGATGCCACTATGTTTCAGGTAGCGGCATTTTTATTCGACATCGTCCATGAAAGGGAATATAATCCAGTGAAATGCCGTCAAAGTGTTAATAGGTTTTGTCGCTAATGAGAGGCTGATTTCTCAAGGCGGCGAAGCCTTTTTCTTTAAGCATCTAATGAACTGTAGGATGCTTATCGACGAGAAAATGGCTGCTTTGGAAATCTAATGAACTGGATTAGCGTTACCCGGTACTTTATTGGCCGAATAGTTATCAAATACTAGCAATAGCGCATCTGGCATTCATTAGATTTTCAGAATGAGCGATTTTGGCCGAATAAAGGGTATTGAGTTCGTAAGGAGGCTTGCGAAGGTGTGTGGACTTGAAGACCTAGCCGCAGGCTAGGTTTTTTAGCCTTAACAGTTATCTGACTTGGTTAACTAGGTTCCGTCTATTAAACTCTGGTGATGGGAAGAAATATTTGGTAACATTAAATCTTGACAAGGGAGTCTGAAAGCGCAAACATTTTTTCGGGGAGGAAATGAGCATGATTCAAGCGATCCGGAGTTCATTGGAATGGAAGCTCATTCTCATTATCTTTGCCATTATTTTTATGACGGTAACCGGGATCAGCACATTCAGCTTCATTAGAAGCTCAGAGGCGATCAATAATGATGTGGTGCGTTTCAGTAACCAGATTCTGAAGCAAGCCAACCTGAACTTGGGCCGATATTTAAAGGATAATGAACAGTTCTTTCATACGATTAGCGGAAGCAGAGAGTTCCAGGATTGGTTAAAGACTAGGCTCGATGATAAATATGATCTCTTCGATAGCTACCAAAAAATAGAAAAGACATGGATTACCCCCTTTACCACCTATCATCCAGAAACTTTGTCCATCAAGTTGTACAACGAGAATGGGAACGAGAGCACCTATCGGAACGAATATATGTGGGAATCCATTCTGGCACCTTACTATTCGATGAAGCATGAATCGTGGCTGGAAAGTATGGATCTGACGGGGAAGATTTCACGCTATTATGCGATGAATGATCAGTACACTGACAAAGCAGGGAATTCGATGAGAATCCCTATTTTAACTTATGCACAGAAGTTTCGCTTTGCCGAGCAAACCGGTTATTTGGCGATCGATGTTTCCCTTCTGGCTACACAGCAAATATTAAATGAAATCCAGCTGGGCGAGAACGGGCTTGGCATGATTATTGATCAATTTGGAACGATTGTATCCTACCCCGACCCTGGGCAAATCAATACAAAGCTGGATCCAGCCATTTTTATGAACATCAGCTCCAACCTCTCGGGCTCCTATTACAGCGCAAAATCGAAACAAATGATCGTTTATCAAACAATCACAGGCACCGACTGGAAAGTTATTGTTATTGTACCCTACGGAGATTTGGCTAAAAGCATAGCGAATATTCGCCATTTGACGATAACGCTTACAAGTGGAGGGCTGTTAATTGCTTCGATTTTTGCTTATTTAATTTCTCATTCCATCACTCGAAGGCTCAAACAGCTGCGCAGGACGATCAAAATGACGAAATTGGATCAATTCGATGTCCGTGCCCAGGTGAGCGGTATTGATGAAGTGGCCGAGCTTGCTTCAGCCTATAATCTACTTCTGGATCGAATAGAAAATTCCATTCTTCAGCTCGCTGAGACCCGTCTTGTCCAGCAGCATGCTGTATTATCTGCCTTACAATCTCAGATTAATTCCCATTTTTTGTATAATGCACTGGAATCGATCAATTCTATGGCTCATTTGGCCGGACAACCAGATATTCAACAGACGACGATCGCATTGTCCAACATGCTGCGGTACACATCCAATTATCAGCAGACGATTGTTACCGTAAATGATGAGTTTGACCACTTGAAAAATTACTTTTTTATCATTCGCATCTTGTACGGTGAAAATATATCGTTAAGTCTTGAACAAGATGTATCCGTCCAGGATGCGCAATGTCTTAAAGCTATCATTCAACCATTTGTTGAAAACAGTGTTAAACATGCTTATGAAGTGACAGGGGATCGTTTATTGATTAGGATTTCGACGACACGCTGGAAGGAACGATACGTCCAAATCGTCATTGAGGATAACGGGATCGGATTTACCGACGAAAGGCTGAATATGATTCAGCAGGCTTTGAGCATGGGGCAGACGGAGCAAGATTACATGCGTTTTTCCCGAGTCGGTGTGCTGAACGTTCACTATCGGTTGAAAATGTTTTATACGGAGCCGGAAACAGGCGTTTCTGTAGAGCGATTAATGCCAGAAGGCGGGGCGCGTATTATCATTCGTTTCCCGTATCGATCCTAAGAGGGGGTATAACATGATTCGAGTGCTTATTGTAGATGATTCCATGCTAATATGCAGCAGCTTGTCTAAATCTGTATCGGAGTATAACGACACAACGGTCGTTTCGGGAACGGCTTCAAACGGTGTTAAGGCGTTGGAATGGCTAGAAGACTATTATGCGGATTTGTGCATTACGGATATCCGAATGCCAGCCATGGATGGATTAGAGTTGATCGAACATATCAATCGGCTATATCCCTGGATGAAGTGCATGGTCGTTTCCAGCTACGACGATTTCCAATATGCGCAACGCAGCATTAAGCTCTACGCGCTGGACTATATTCTGAAACCCATTGATCCGCGAGCCTTTCATGAGTCTTTGAGCTCGGCGACGGATCGTATTATACAGGAACGAAATCACGAGGCTGCCCAATTGATTTTGCGCAAACTGCCTATGAATCGATCTTGGATGGAACGATGGATCGAACATATCCAAACGCTGCGGATTGAAATGATGCCGCTGCTCATTGTGGAAACGCTTGAATTATTGGAAGGATGGGCGGCAGGAAACTACTATTTGTTGAATGCGCTCTCCAATCTATGGCTGCAAACCGTCATCGAAGAGATGGCGAAGGATAAGCTTCGACTGGAGTTGGATGAGGGCAAGGATTTGGGGCTTGGGGAAAATCTGCTGTCCTTTCCTGTCATTCGCAGTTATTTTCGCCTATGCGCAGTCAGGAGACTGGAAGAAGGGGCCAATTGCCTGATGGCCGTCATGCGCGGCATCCGTGACAATCAGTCCAGTAAGGTTGTGGATACGATGAAACAATATATTCAAATCCATTATGGAGAAAAGATCAATTTGCAGGATTTGGCCGACATCGTTTCGCACAATAAAACG
Above is a genomic segment from Paenibacillus sp. HWE-109 containing:
- a CDS encoding response regulator transcription factor; the protein is MTSLSDIKIAIVDDEPSIVTMLQMVLRREGFHQLYAASTCAEALNLAKREAPDVVLLDIMLPDGSGLELCSKLREYGNPHILFLTAKASDLDVLRGFAMGGDDYITKPFNPLEVAARILARIRRLESEAPSASPVRGNEPGVYRFGRFTLNEAEGELIVAGQPIPCPAQVFQLLLHFCKFPGIVFSRTQLYDKVWGINGQGDDSTVMVHIRRIRERIEIDPGNPKLLLTVRGLGYKLVKEPQER
- a CDS encoding TraB/GumN family protein → MKTIRSAPDLAWNQSLREITLTAKQQLSESRGFLWKVENKGNTVYLLGSIHYVLEGMYPLRREIEKAFQAADYLGVELECCIRWATRG
- a CDS encoding YbjQ family protein, with the translated sequence MIITTTSTIEGSPIKQYLGIVTDEVIMGANVFRDFKASITDLVGGRSRAYEGKLQEARDAALAEMTQQAAGMGANGIVGVDIDYEVIRDGMLMVAVSGTAVIV
- a CDS encoding cache domain-containing sensor histidine kinase; protein product: MIQAIRSSLEWKLILIIFAIIFMTVTGISTFSFIRSSEAINNDVVRFSNQILKQANLNLGRYLKDNEQFFHTISGSREFQDWLKTRLDDKYDLFDSYQKIEKTWITPFTTYHPETLSIKLYNENGNESTYRNEYMWESILAPYYSMKHESWLESMDLTGKISRYYAMNDQYTDKAGNSMRIPILTYAQKFRFAEQTGYLAIDVSLLATQQILNEIQLGENGLGMIIDQFGTIVSYPDPGQINTKLDPAIFMNISSNLSGSYYSAKSKQMIVYQTITGTDWKVIVIVPYGDLAKSIANIRHLTITLTSGGLLIASIFAYLISHSITRRLKQLRRTIKMTKLDQFDVRAQVSGIDEVAELASAYNLLLDRIENSILQLAETRLVQQHAVLSALQSQINSHFLYNALESINSMAHLAGQPDIQQTTIALSNMLRYTSNYQQTIVTVNDEFDHLKNYFFIIRILYGENISLSLEQDVSVQDAQCLKAIIQPFVENSVKHAYEVTGDRLLIRISTTRWKERYVQIVIEDNGIGFTDERLNMIQQALSMGQTEQDYMRFSRVGVLNVHYRLKMFYTEPETGVSVERLMPEGGARIIIRFPYRS
- a CDS encoding response regulator, with protein sequence MIRVLIVDDSMLICSSLSKSVSEYNDTTVVSGTASNGVKALEWLEDYYADLCITDIRMPAMDGLELIEHINRLYPWMKCMVVSSYDDFQYAQRSIKLYALDYILKPIDPRAFHESLSSATDRIIQERNHEAAQLILRKLPMNRSWMERWIEHIQTLRIEMMPLLIVETLELLEGWAAGNYYLLNALSNLWLQTVIEEMAKDKLRLELDEGKDLGLGENLLSFPVIRSYFRLCAVRRLEEGANCLMAVMRGIRDNQSSKVVDTMKQYIQIHYGEKINLQDLADIVSHNKTYMCTLFKQETNMTVWQYIVAERMNHSRDLLLNSPLKVYEIANRVGYEDVDYFTKLFKKHFGLNPLDFKKRMES